One Fusobacterium sp. DD2 DNA window includes the following coding sequences:
- a CDS encoding adhesion protein FadA, with translation MKRLLVLSILLVSTTVFADSIDLLDELKLLDAEYQNLSTQEDTRFKEEKAQADAARVALAENEKVYSELTKRAQKLATESDTKFYKQQYQELAKKYEKVLQKLSVDMEGQKAVIADFQKIESLRTK, from the coding sequence ATGAAAAGATTATTAGTATTATCAATATTATTAGTATCAACAACAGTGTTCGCAGATTCAATTGATTTATTAGATGAATTAAAATTATTGGATGCTGAATATCAAAACCTATCTACTCAAGAGGACACTAGATTTAAAGAGGAAAAAGCTCAAGCAGATGCAGCAAGAGTGGCTTTAGCTGAAAATGAAAAAGTTTATTCAGAATTAACTAAAAGAGCTCAAAAATTAGCTACAGAATCAGATACTAAATTCTACAAACAACAATATCAAGAACTGGCTAAAAAATATGAAAAAGTTCTTCAAAAATTATCAGTAGATATGGAAGGACAAAAAGCTGTTATAGCTGATTTCCAAAAAATCGAATCATTAAGAACTAAATAG
- a CDS encoding adhesion protein FadA, whose amino-acid sequence MKKVLVVLFATLLVSQVYASQDITAEFQDLDAQYQQLVNEENARFEEEKVNCQLAEQKIVQLNEAIATVKEKIANASIERENRYFKDDFDALTKKYKEYLGKLEQSLAVNEGIVSDFQKISAVRGNQN is encoded by the coding sequence ATGAAGAAAGTTTTAGTAGTACTTTTTGCAACATTGTTGGTATCTCAGGTTTATGCTTCACAGGACATTACGGCAGAATTTCAAGATTTAGATGCACAATACCAACAGTTAGTAAATGAAGAAAATGCAAGATTTGAAGAAGAAAAAGTAAACTGTCAGCTTGCTGAACAAAAAATTGTGCAGTTAAATGAAGCTATAGCTACAGTTAAAGAAAAAATTGCTAATGCAAGTATCGAGAGGGAAAATAGATATTTTAAAGATGATTTTGATGCCTTAACAAAAAAATATAAAGAGTATTTAGGCAAACTAGAACAGTCACTTGCAGTAAATGAGGGAATCGTTTCAGATTTCCAAAAGATAAGTGCTGTTAGAGGAAACCAAAATTAA